In Musa acuminata AAA Group cultivar baxijiao chromosome BXJ2-8, Cavendish_Baxijiao_AAA, whole genome shotgun sequence, one genomic interval encodes:
- the LOC135619553 gene encoding uncharacterized protein LOC135619553 produces the protein MVFAGGSCRGAGDGDGLKLDPCRFAVRVVRGRWFMLFSSFLIMAAAGATYIFSIYSKDIKSSLGYDQSTLNTLSFFKDLGANVGVISGLINEVTPPWVVLAMGAGMNLFGYLMIYLAITGRTAPPHVWLMCLYICVGANSQTFANTGALVTCVKNFPESRGIVLGLLKGFVGLSGAIMTQLYYAIYGDDSKSLVLLIAWLPAAISIVFVHTIRIMKVETQGKTPKPFFCFLYISIALATYLLIAIVIENKVTFSHSEFGISAAVVMLLLALPLAVVVKEEFRVFKQTKQDLQNPQPLAITVEKPSPPEPSPLPESKQSPPTTATAGTKHKNHVVSCVGDMFRPPDRGEDYSILQALVSIDMIILFFATICGVGGTLTAIDNMGQIGESLGYPKRSIATFVSLISIWNYAGRVASGFASEIFLTKYKFPRPLMLTAVLLLSCVGHLLIAFGISNSLYFASVVIGFCFGAQWPLLFAIISEIFGLKYYSTLYNFGGVASPIGSYILNVRVAGYLYDREALKQNNGVRGPNGTDLTCIGVECYKLSFIIITAVTVLGALVSLVLVWRTKDFYKGDIYAKFREQMAVAEIDMAAGNFSLDRIDGEEEATQKKKKKNATSQDEEEEVVVNGNGKRA, from the coding sequence ATGGTTTTTGCCGGTGGTAGCTGCAGAGGCGCGGGCGACGGCGATGGCCTCAAGCTGGATCCATGTAGGTTCGCCGTCCGAGTGGTGCGCGGCCGGTGGTTTATGCTCTTCTCTTCGTTCCTTATCATGGCCGCCGCCGGTGCCACCTACATCTTCAGCATCTACTCCAAGGACATCAAGTCGTCGCTGGGCTACGACCAGTCGACGCTGAACACGCTGTCCTTCTTCAAGGACCTCGGCGCCAACGTCGGCGTCATCTCCGGCCTCATCAACGAGGTCACCCCGCCCTGGGTCGTCCTCGCCATGGGCGCCGGCATGAATCTCTTCGGCTACCTCATGATCTACCTCGCCATCACCGGCCGCACCGCTCCTCCCCACGTCTGGCTGATGTGCCTCTACATCTGCGTCGGTGCCAACTCCCAGACCTTCGCCAACACCGGTGCCCTCGTCACCTGCGTCAAGAACTTCCCGGAGAGCCGCGGGATCGTGCTCGGCCTCCTCAAGGGCTTCGTCGGCCTCAGCGGCGCCATCATGACCCAGCTCTACTATGCCATCTACGGCGACGACTCCAAGTCCCTTGTTCTGCTCATCGCCTGGCTCCCGGCCGCCATCTCCATCGTCTTCGTCCACACCATTCGGATCATGAAGGTGGAAACGCAGGGCAAGACGCCCAAGCCCTTCTTTTGCTTCCTCTACATCTCCATCGCTCTCGCTACTTACCTCTTGATCGCGATCGTCATCGAGAATAAAGTCACCTTCTCCCACTCTGAGTTCGGCATCAGCGCTGCCGTAGTTATGCTCCTCCTCGCACTCCCCCTCGCGGTCGTCGTTAAAGAGGAGTTCAGAGTCTTCAAGCAAACGAAGCAAGATCTGCAAAACCCACAGCCACTCGCCATCACCGTCGAGAAGCCGTCGCCACCAGAGCCGTCGCCGCTCCCAGAGTCCAAACAGAGTCCTCCGACAACAGCCACGGCCGGCACCAAACATAAGAACCATGTAGTTTCCTGCGTGGGAGACATGTTCAGGCCGCCCGACAGGGGCGAGGACTACTCCATCCTCCAGGCGCTGGTGAGCATCGACATGATAATCCTCTTCTTCGCCACCATCTGCGGCGTCGGCGGCACGCTGACGGCGATCGACAACATGGGCCAGATCGGCGAGTCGCTCGGCTACCCCAAGCGGAGCATCGCCACATTCGTCTCGCTCATCAGCATCTGGAACTACGCAGGGAGAGTGGCGTCCGGGTTCGCCTCTGAGATCTTCCTCACCAAGTACAAGTTCCCTCGCCCGCTCATGCTCACGGCAGTCCTCCTCTTGTCCTGCGTCGGCCATCTCCTCATCGCCTTCGGCATCTCGAATTCCTTATACTTCGCCTCGGTGGTCATCGGGTTCTGCTTCGGCGCGCAGTGGCCGCTGCTCTTCGCCATCATATCGGAGATCTTCGGGTTAAAATACTACTCCACGCTCTACAACTTCGGCGGCGTCGCCAGCCCGATCGGGTCCTACATACTGAACGTGAGGGTGGCCGGATACTTGTACGACAGGGAGGCGCTGAAGCAGAACAATGGCGTGAGGGGACCCAACGGCACCGACCTGACCTGCATCGGCGTCGAGTGTTACAAACTCTCGTTCATCATAATCACGGCGGTGACGGTGCTCGGAGCGCTGGTGTCGCTGGTACTGGTCTGGAGGACCAAGGACTTCTACAAGGGCGACATCTATGCCAAGTTTAGGGAGCAGATGGCAGTAGCAGAGATCGACATGGCCGCGGGAAACTTCAGTCTAGATCGGATAGATGGAGAAGAAGAGGCgacacagaagaagaagaagaagaacgctACATCTCAGGATGAAGAGGAGGAGGTCGTGGTCAATGGTAATGGTAAAAGAGCTTGA